The proteins below are encoded in one region of Colias croceus chromosome 17, ilColCroc2.1:
- the LOC123698851 gene encoding uncharacterized protein LOC123698851 produces the protein MADACKIRSSREEKNINNQDENCCVFNVISVFISLVTILADLATDILVFVEYCKDGYLDWALITLTFIVTPNILINIFSLRWFVIDKKINIHHWVTHGFLVGLLERYILFLYEVFSCKNLELVKSQKLLTQRNDLSLLHFLYAFTGTIPQIILQTYAIVMLNENYQTRVFSLTASIASVIWGCVTYIYSTTTFSSDSINWISLLLKLTWHFGTLIGRITGIFMFSIIFGVWTLIPLGLHWSAMTFWIITQKTTFCPNKFEETLYNAVMGFVYCFCFINVKEGHTRYRLMMFYTLIVTQNYGSMLLYMLITDIERQKKPWSIAATVCVIFGTLIGIAAMIVYYRYFHSKGPIPWRYVHEDVELNNKVVCDNTKTETEKSGNLNNLRLFKNSNLSQVTNYEKRKDSNASQTGQPNESENADKKFLLDHWIARSGTPTFTSAPIGNISMDTSSIELYTIENTPQTVINRHDSLVIKPKKKICSPTELTLKLSSIENLESSIDEITSNVLNVQKRRGICSSDELRDDFNNMNLGASNIINQEFSKVKTDRSSELSHDTDGSNKKTSSDSIDMDLDLSFSDINSSDINTFNENIVQKLCLSALKNIKVGNQDADIENIQRIALDILKEMYTKKDRKKNGVSTGLFHVKRDLDTPTEILSVHDYENICAVNIAREAWGLRSWNGYCDIENWLHDGSVVRDRSRDTFTSESSEISSCLSQELKNAILSAPPFPKKPHTYSNVYVKVERNPDDYANTVMCQTSDDALLTKSYILENNKDPNHLEPIIEELDDLGDIDPSNKKHLNSESSLVATIDEIRKATVTNSPRNLYHRREHTWESPQFKTFNQSENNLKKALWKEPSKFDSSNTMDTLTEKQIALDSSHAAKLDTQMKEMNNIPNGDNSYSNNVTNYTQNCPRRQKSNNSLKNDHKKINNQPNRLHDISNKDIDLLWQLVSENSSLPYNSTENLSLSRKTPSLQSLIQKDSSANTVSKSSNIKKSSRNRPRRKFSILREKFEPKLNSDEEILYNHSDNNLSKLSNSNNINQDRKETTVDGGNENDGMFCNAETFNISDQITSTSVDELSSATKHIKEKRSIFMKQVLSPPKFNTKLRHKI, from the exons ATGGCTGATGCCTGTAAAATAAGAAGTTCCAGagaggaaaaaaatattaataatcaagatgaaaattgttgtgtttttaatgttataagtGTATTTATATCCCTTGTTACAATACTTGCCGATTTAGCGACAG ATATATTGGTGTTTGTAGAATATTGCAAAGATGGATACTTAGATTGGGCCCTTATAACCCTTACATTTATTGTAACtccaaatatattaataaatatattttcattaagaTGGTTTGTTATTGATAAAAAGATTAATATTCACCATTGGGTTACACATGGGTTTCTTGTTGGACTATTGGaaag GtatatactatttttatatgaagtgTTTTCATGTAAAAACTTAGAATTGGTTAAAtcacaaaaacttttaacacAGAGGAATGATTTgagtttattgcattttttatatGCATTTACGGGGACAATTCCTCAGATAATTCTACAGACTTATGCGATTGTGATGTTGAATGAAAACTACCAAACAAGGG tattttCATTGACTGCATCTATAGCATCTGTGATATGGGGTTGtgttacatacatatatagcACTACTACATTCTCGTCTGATAGCATTAATTggatatctttattattaaaactaacaTGGCATTTTGGAACTCTCATTGGAAGGATAACTGGAATATTTATGTTCAGCATTATTTTTGGTGTATGGACTCTCATACCTCTAG gGTTGCACTGGTCTGCTATGACATTCTGGATAATCACACAAAAAACAACTTTCTGCCCAAACAAATTTGAAGAAACTCTGTACAATGCTGTTATGGGATTTGTATATTGTTTctgttttataaatgttaaggAAGGCCACACTCGATATAGACTAATGATGTTCTATACATTGATAGTCACCCAGAATTATGGTAGTATGCTTCTGTACATGCTAATAACGGACATTGAAAGGCAGAAGAAACCTTGGTCAATTGCTGCCACAGTTTGTGTGATTTTTGGCACTTTGATTG GCATTGCAGCTATGattgtatattatagatatttccATTCCAAAGGACCAATTCCTTGGAGATATGTGCATGAGGATGTGGAATTGAACAATAAAGTTGTATGTGATAATACCAAAACAGAGACTGAAAAAAGTGGTAACTTAAATAACttaagattatttaaaaattccaaCTTGTCTCAAGTAACAAACTACGAAAAAAg AAAAGATTCCAATGCTTCCCAAACTGGTCAACCAAATGAAAGCGAAAACGCGGATAAAAAATTTCTCCTGGACCATTGGATTGCAAGATCTGGAACACCTACATTCACTTCAGCACCTATTGGTAATATTAGCATGGATACATCTAGCATTGAACTGTATACTATCGAAAACACCCCACAAACAGTAATTAATAGACATGATAGTTTAGTCATAAAACccaaaaagaaaatatgttcTCCCACTGAACTGACCCTTAAACTATCATCTATAGAAAATCTAGAAAGCTCTATCGATGAAATTACTTCGAATGTCCTTAATGTGCAAAAACGTAGAGGAATTTGTTCCTCTGATGAATTAAGagatgattttaataatatgaacttAGGTGCGTCTAATATAATCAATCAAGAATTCTCAAAAGTAAAGACTGATCGAAGTTCTGAATTAAGCCACGATACAGATGGatcaaataagaaaacatcatCTGATTCCATTGATATGGATCTAGACTTAAGTTTTAGTGATATAAACAGTTCTGATATTAACACATTTAATGAGAATATTGTACAGAAATTATGTTTAAGCgctttgaaaaatataaaagtcgGCAATCAAGATGCTgatatagaaaatattcaGAGAATAGCATTAGATATTCTTAAGGAAATGTACACAAAGAAGGATAGGAAGAAGAATGGTGTAAGTACGGGCCTCTTTCACGTTAAACGTGATTTAGATACTCCAACTGAAATATTATCTGTACatgattatgaaaatatttgtgcCGTTAATATTGCGCGAGAAGCTTGGGGTCTCCGATCTTGGAATGGATATTGTGATATTGAAAATTGGCTGCACGACGGCAGTGTAGTGAGGGACAGGAGTCGGGATACATTTACGTCTGAAAGTTCAGAAATAAGTAGTTGTTTGTCTCAAGAACTAAAGAACGCAATACTGTCCGCTCCGCCATTTCCTAAAAAGCCTCATACTTATTCAAATGTTTACGTAAAAGTCGAAAGAAATCCTGATGATTACGCTAATACTGTGATGTGCCAAACCAGTGATGACGCTCTCTTAACTAAATCttatatattagaaaataataaggatCCAAATCATTTAGAACCCATAATAGAGGAGTTAGATGACTTAGGTGATATAGATCCTTCAAAtaaaaagcatttgaattctGAAAGTTCACTTGTGGCAACAATAGATGAAATAAGGAAAGCCACAGTTACAAATTCACCAAGGAATCTATATCATAGAAGAGAACACACTTGGGAATCTCCCcagtttaaaacttttaatcaaagtgaaaataatttaaaaaaagctcTTTGGAAAGAACCATCCAAGTTTGATTCTAGTAACACGATGGATACCTTGACCGAAAAACAAATTGCTTTAGATTCTTCACATGCAGCTAAGTTAGATACACAAATGAaagaaatgaataatatacCCAATGGCGATAATTCGTATTCTAATAATGTAACGAACTATACTCAAAATTGTCCAAGAAGACAAAAATCTAATAACAGCTTAAAAAATGATCATAAAAAGATTAACAATCAACCAAATCGCCTTCatgatatttcaaataaagatATTGATCTTCTTTGGCAATTAGTTTCCGAAAATTCATCATTACCTTATAATTCCACTGAAAATTTATCATTAAGTCGTAAAACACCATCATTGCAATCCCTTATTCAGAAGGACTCTAGTGCTAACACAGTATCTAAAtcttctaatattaaaaagagttCTAGGAATAGACCTCGGCGAAAATTCTCCATACTACGGGAAAAATTTGAACCAAAGTTGAATTCTGATGAAGAAATACTTTACAACCattctgataataatttatcaaagttATCCAATTCAAACAACATCAATCAAGACCGAAAAGAAACGACAGTAGATGGTGGTAATGAGAATGAtggaatgttttgtaatgCCGAGACTTTTAATATTTCCGACCAAATAACTTCTACATCTGTAGATGAACTTAGTTCAGCGACGAaacatataaaagaaaaacgatCTATCTTTATGAAACAAGTATTGAGTCCGCCAAAATTTAACACAAAGTTaagacataaaatataa
- the LOC123698857 gene encoding lipoma-preferred partner homolog gives MSRLDNIEALEQQLAELQVNKDLNSPGRIKKIPPAVPPKKKAQPQVPHSAVVHKVCEPSYSLKISTLTNEVPPPPPPPPPTYNNVLRHANHINSHKDYANVTQLSLPNVSFKNNVPLPSKVYNPTYSNIPPYQTSNPPPPPPINMSQLKNYDTNHNHEEYLPPPSPVSSNYSELARATANINYNQERPTYPPIYQNEYPEYGVSQASTYESLYEPISLHPNNKSASASTTPTFKNNLMKKGKSPLPKEQEVDALTDLLVQSISDSQDLDVFGTCVKCNEKVVGESSGCTAMGNMYHVQCFRCEHCNTNLQGNPFYDVDGQPYCEVDYYETLEKCSVCNKPILDRILRATGKPYHPTCFTCVVCGKSLDGIPFTVDAMNQIHCIEDFHKKFAPRCCVCELPIMPEGGEEETVRVVALDRNFHVRCYRCEDCGLQLSSEAEGRGCYPLDGHILCKACNAHRIRLLTNVMTTDL, from the coding sequence ATGTCGCGACTTGATAATATAGAAGCCCTAGAACAACAATTAGCAGAATTGCAGGTGAATAAAGATCTAAATTCTCCAGGAAGAATCAAAAAGATACCACCAGCTGTGCCGCCAAAAAAGAAGGCTCAACCACAAGTTCCACATAGTGCTGTGGTGCATAAAGTATGTGAACCAtcatattctttaaaaatatctacattAACCAACGAGGTTCCGCCTCCACCACCGCCGCCACCACCAACTTACAACAATGTATTGCGACATGCCAATCATATCAACAGCCATAAAGATTATGCTAATGTAACTCAACTCTCCCTTCCTAATGTTTCATTCAAAAACAATGTTCCATTGCCATCTAAGGTTTATAACCCTACCTACAGTAACATACCGCCTTATCAAACTTCCAATCCACCGCCACCACCACCTATCAACATGagtcaattaaaaaattatgataccAATCATAATCATGAAGAATATTTGCCTCCTCCTTCACCTGTCAGTTCCAATTATAGTGAGCTTGCCAGAGCCACAGCTAACATAAATTACAATCAAGAGAGACCTACATATCCTCCTATTTATCAGAATGAATATCCAGAGTATGGAGTGTCCCAAGCTTCAACCTATGAATCACTTTATGAGCCTATCAGTCTTCATCCAAACAATAAGTCAGCTTCTGCAAGTACTACtcctacttttaaaaataatttaatgaaaaaggGAAAATCACCTCTACCAAAAGAACAGGAAGTGGATGCCTTAACAGATCTTCTTGTTCAATCTATATCTGATAGCCAAGATTTGGATGTGTTTGGAACATGTGTTAAATGCAATGAGAAAGTTGTTGGTGAGAGTTCTGGATGCACAGCAATGGGAAATATGTACCATGTTCAATGCTTTCGCTGTGAACACTGCAATACAAATTTACAGGGTAATCCATTCTATGATGTTGATGGCCAACCTTATTGTGAAGTTGATTATTATGAAACATTGGAGAAATGTTCAGTTTGCAATAAGCCAATATTGGACAGAATTCTTAGAGCAACTGGCAAGCCGTACCATCCAACTTGCTTTACTTGTGTTGTATGTGGCAAAAGTCTTGATGGCATTCCATTTACTGTTGATGCAATGAACCAGATTCATTGTATTGAAGATTTTCATAAGAAATTTGCACCCCGTTGTTGTGTTTGTGAGCTGCCTATCATGCCGGAAGGAGGGGAGGAAGAGACGGTTCGGGTTGTGGCCTTAGATCGCAATTTCCATGTACGCTGCTATAGATGTGAGGATTGTGGTCTCCAGTTATCATCTGAAGCTGAAGGCAGAGGCTGCTACCCTCTAGATGGTCATATTCTATGTAAAGCATGCAATGCACACCGTATCCGTCTTTTGACAAATGTCATGACTACTGATCTGTag
- the LOC123698860 gene encoding tRNA selenocysteine 1-associated protein 1, translated as MQCQLWMGSLEPNMTESFILAAFHRMGSRPLNVKVMRNKFTGEPAGYAFVHFQTDEEAIDTMHKLNGKPIPGTFPVVRFRLNTASREARANMQTEREFSVWVGDLSPDVDDYSLYRVFASKYSSIKTAKVILDNAGYTKGYGFVRFGNEEEQRNALYAMNGYTGLGTKPLKICTAVPKPKSAITTPSTTTSTSTNATYTSGAEYNQYYDPSAYWQNYSAWSGYYGQGDASATVQAAPVIDPAQAVAAKAQSDELALVEHKRPIDIDEMNQEFLNPELSLWDGLESSQWFPHEVIEAH; from the exons ATGCAGTGTCAACTTTGGATGGGCAGT TTGGAGCCGAACATGACTGAGAGCTTTATATTGGCCGCATTTCATAGAATGGGTTCAAGACcattaaatgtaaaagttaTGAGAAATAAGTTCACAGGTGAACCGGCTGGTTATGCATTCGTTCACTTtcag ACTGATGAAGAAGCTATTGACACAATGCACAAATTGAACGGCAAACCAATACCGGGAACATTTCCAGTTGTTAGGTTCAGACTTAACACAGCTTCAAGGGAAGCCAGAGCAAATATGCAAACAGAAAGAGAATTTTCTGTCTGGGTCGGGGACCTCAGTCCAGATGTTGACGACTATTCACTGTATAGGGTATTTGCATCAAAGTACTCGTCAATTAAGACAGCAAAAG taATATTAGACAATGCTGGTTATACAAAAGGGTATGGCTTTGTACGATTTGGTAATGAGGAAGAACAACGGAATGCATTATATGCAATGAATGGGTACACTGGCCTTGGAACGAAACCCCTGAAAATATGCACAGCAGTACCAAAACCTAAAAGTGCTATCACAACACCCAGCACTACAACTAGTACTTCTACAAATGCTACTTATACTTCTGGAGCG GAGTACAACCAATATTATGATCCGTCAGCCTATTGGCAAAATTATTCAGCGTGGTCTGGCTACTATGGGCAGGGGGACGCGAGTGCAACGGTGCAGGCGGCCCCGGTAATTGACCCCGCGCAGGCCGTGGCTGCTAAAGCTCAGAGCGATGAATTAGCGCTTGTTG AACACAAACGACCGATCGACATTGATGAGATGAATCAAGAATTCCTGAACCCTGAGCTATCGCTGTGGGATGGACTAGAGTCGTCGCAGTGGTTCCCGCACGAGGTTATAGAGGCGCATTAA